ATCGCCCGGCGCAACCTCGTCCGTTGGCTGGACGGGCGCCGCGTGGTGCGGGCCGAGGCGGACGACACCCGCGTCTTCCGTGGGGCGCGCCGTCAGGACTTCGCTTCCCTCCAGGGGCGCCTGGAGTCCCTGGAGCGGCGGGGCAAGTACCTCCTCTTCACCTTCGAGGGAGGCCGGGGGCTCATGGCCCACCTGGGCATGACGGGCCGCTTCCTCCGCCGCCCCGAGGGCGTCCCCGTCCCCTACAGCCGCGCCCGCTTCTACCTGGACTCCGGCGAGGTCATCCACTTCGCGGACTCGCGCCTCTTCGGCCGCATGGAGCCGTGCCCCGCCTCGCGCCTGTACGCGCTGGACGCCGTGAAGGAGCTGGGGAGGGATCCGCTCGCCGAGGGGCTCACCGCCGGGCAGCTCCAGGAGGCCCTGGGCACCTCGCGCCAGGCGCTCAAGGTGGCCTTGATGGACCAGGGACGGGTGACGGGGCTGGGCAACATCCACGCCGCCGAGGCGCTCTACCGCGCCGGGCTGCACCCCGCGCGCGCGCCCGCC
This is a stretch of genomic DNA from Archangium violaceum. It encodes these proteins:
- the mutM gene encoding bifunctional DNA-formamidopyrimidine glycosylase/DNA-(apurinic or apyrimidinic site) lyase; translated protein: MPELPEVEIARRNLVRWLDGRRVVRAEADDTRVFRGARRQDFASLQGRLESLERRGKYLLFTFEGGRGLMAHLGMTGRFLRRPEGVPVPYSRARFYLDSGEVIHFADSRLFGRMEPCPASRLYALDAVKELGRDPLAEGLTAGQLQEALGTSRQALKVALMDQGRVTGLGNIHAAEALYRAGLHPARAPASLSPAEWARLADAIHASIAFGLEEQQGDEPAYLEDGAENRFLVYGRAGTPCARCGATVESFTQGGRTTHCCPQCQPLHPARKPPDGRRKTAARRR